GATATCGCTTCGTTCGAACCGGAAAGCCCGAGCGATTTTACGATCGGCAGACTTTTACCGATAACGCAGTTCAGCCGTAAAGCGAAAACGCTTATGGTCGGGCTCGGCTATCAGGAGATGATTTTCAACTATGTCGGAAGCCGCCGCGATTACATCGACAATATGCTCATCGACGAATCGAGCGTCATCGAAATCGCAAATCCGATGAGCGAAAATTATCAATTTATCAGACCGGAGATAATATCTTCGCTGCTCCGCGCGGAAAGCAAATCGGCGAACGCGCAGTTCCCGCACAAGATTTTCGAAATCGGCAAAGTCGCCTATCTCTGCGGCGAAGAAAACACCGGCACGCGCACACGAACGCACTTGGGCTTTTTGACGGCGGCGGCAAATGCAAACTTCAACGACGCGGCAAGCGAAGTCGCGGCACTCCTGTATTTTCTCGACCACACGTACGAAGTACAAGAAAGCGCCGATCCGCGCTTTATCGTCGGCCGTCAAGCATCCATTATCGTAGGTGGCAAAGCAGTCGGTGTTTTCGGCGAAGTCAATCCGCAAGTGCTCGAAAACTGGGCGGTTACGGTACCCTGCGCTGCGGGCGAAATCGATTTGGAAGCGTTGATGCGGAGCGATGTATAAACGGCAAGAGCGCCGTCCGCTCATTGAAACCGGCGTTCGGTCGGGGAGCTGTCTCCGACTCGGCCGGACGGATTTTAAACTTCACACATATTCAACACACACATATCCAAAAAATTGACAAAGCTCGAAGTTCGACATATAATGAATAGTCATATCAATGTCGTGTACTGCCGTGCACGCTAATCATTATATTTTCAATTAAAATTTATGGAGGACAGTATGAAAACAAGAAAAAAGATTGCGGCGGGAATCATCGCTGCAAGCGTTTTAATTTCTTCCGCCTTTGCAAAAAAAGGAGAAAAGTCTGCGGATTATCCGAAAAAAGGCATTACGGTAATCTGTCCGTGGGGCGCCGGCGGCGGTACGGATGCGATTTTGCGCGCGCTGTGTTCGACTGCGGAAAAGTACCTCGGTACGACGATCACCGTCGAAAATAAAACGGGCGGTGCGGGCGCTATCGGTCATGCTGCAATCAAAAACGCGAGACCGGACGGATATACGGTCGGTATGATAACCTTCGAATTGAATTCGCTGCCGCAGCAGGGTTTGATCGATTTCACGTATGCCGATTTCGATCCGCTCATCCGCGTCAACGCCGACGCTGCGACGCTTACGGTCGGAAAAAACGAACCGTACAATTCCGTGCAGGAATTCGTCAACTACTGCAAAGCGCATCCCGGTGAAGTTTCCATCGGAAACTCGGCGCCCGGATCCGTGTGGCACATCGGTGCGGGATTGCTTGCCGATCAGGCCGGCATCAAAGTAAAACATATTCCGTTCGAAGGCGCGGCGGGTGCGGTTACGGCAGTAGCGGGCGGACACATTCAAGCCGTTACGGTTTCGCTTGCAGAAGTCAAATCACAATATGACGCCGGCAATGTAAAAGTGCTCGGCATTATGGCGGCAAAACGCCCCGAAGCGTACCCGAATATCAAAACGTTCAAAGAACAGGGATACAATATCGAATATGCGACATGGCGCGGACTTGCATTGCCGAAAGGCGTCGATCCCGCAATCAAAGCGAAATTGGTAGAAGCGTTTACAAAAGCGGAAAACGATCCTGCGTTTATTGCGACCGCAAAAAATCTCAACCAAACGCTCGCATATCAAAATCCCCAAGAGTTCGCCGCTTTCTTAAAAAGCA
This Treponema socranskii subsp. buccale DNA region includes the following protein-coding sequences:
- a CDS encoding Bug family tripartite tricarboxylate transporter substrate binding protein encodes the protein MKTRKKIAAGIIAASVLISSAFAKKGEKSADYPKKGITVICPWGAGGGTDAILRALCSTAEKYLGTTITVENKTGGAGAIGHAAIKNARPDGYTVGMITFELNSLPQQGLIDFTYADFDPLIRVNADAATLTVGKNEPYNSVQEFVNYCKAHPGEVSIGNSAPGSVWHIGAGLLADQAGIKVKHIPFEGAAGAVTAVAGGHIQAVTVSLAEVKSQYDAGNVKVLGIMAAKRPEAYPNIKTFKEQGYNIEYATWRGLALPKGVDPAIKAKLVEAFTKAENDPAFIATAKNLNQTLAYQNPQEFAAFLKSNFEAVTKTMKSIGLID